One Stigmatopora argus isolate UIUO_Sarg chromosome 12, RoL_Sarg_1.0, whole genome shotgun sequence genomic window carries:
- the mrps14 gene encoding small ribosomal subunit protein uS14m has protein sequence MATPIVTRLGFSALYSSLGASKQALRVCWGAVEQVRAYYVDWRMLRDVKRRKMAYDYADERLRINSLRKNTILPKELQELADKEIAALPRDSCPVRIRNRCVMTSRPRGVKRRWRLSRIVFRHLADHNQMSGVLRARW, from the exons ATGGCGACTCCCATCGTTACGCGACTGGGCTTCAGTGCCCTTTACAGCAGTTTAGGTGCCTCGAAGCAG GCGCTGAGGGTCTGCTGGGGGGCTGTGGAGCAAGTGAGAGCTTACTACGTCGACTGGAGGATGCTGCGAGATGTCAAGAGGAGAAAAATGGCCTATGACTATGCTGACGAGCGACTACGAATCAACTCTCTGAGGAAGAACACTATCCTGCCTAAAGAGCTCCAG GAATTAGCAGATAAAGAAATCGCTGCGTTACCGCGAGACTCTTGTCCCGTGAGGATACGCAACAGGTGTGTGATGACCTCACGGCCGAGAGGAGTGAAGCGCAGGTGGCGACTCAGCCGTATTGTCTTCCGTCACTTGGCCGACCACAACCAAATGTCTGGTGTCCTGAGGGCCAGGTGGTAA
- the plk3 gene encoding serine/threonine-protein kinase PLK3 isoform X2 has protein sequence MDIGCFTAAQRLSCHAMNADLNKKPSVAKAGRAKSDPGKSELAQVVHDAKTGRSYSKGKLLGKGGFARCYEMTDLSSNKMFAVKVIPQSRVSKPHQREKITNEIELHKTLSHKHVVKFSHYFEDQDNIYIFLELCSRKSLAHIWKARHTLTEPEVRYYLRQIISGLKYLHNKGILHRDLKLGNFFVNENMELRLGDFGLAAKLETVEQRKKTICGTPNYLAPEVLNRQGHGTESDVWSLGCVMYTLMCGNPPFETLDLKETYKCIKEVRYNLPSELSPAAQKLISSILQKNPSDRLSLDQILNHEFFTKGFTPEKLPPSSCVTVPELHPPSPAKKFFTKMAKSFFGKKKAKVEKAPCEEKEDKDISKLVSGIVKCSINRQISYKTVGPNEVPSPTGQLVSSVPLEPTPAEEESRKSISRSFKGTLASSSEPCEDVITPSAVAESAIKVINGCLANMPAATRNPPCLARPQSFLWVTKWVDYSNKYGFGYQLSDQSIGVLFNEGTHLSLCDQRKTVHYCLTNNKHFSFPASSLPEQLRSQKQIVELMANYMEQNLMEGGDIHCHEQVSGPPPLLLQWVKTDHALVMLFNNGTLQVNFYTDHTKIILSKSLDSYLLTYISRERVSFTYLLSTLSDLGCTAELRHRLRYVLHLLQHHADA, from the exons ATGGATATCGGTTGTTTCACGGCGGCGCAGCGTCTATCGTGCCACGCCATGAATGCGGATTTAAACAAGAAG CCTTCGGTGGCCAAAGCCGGCCGCGCTAAATCAGATCCGGGCAAATCGGAGCTGGCGCAGGTGGTCCACGACGCCAAGACGGGACGTTCCTACAGTAAAGGGAAGCTTTTGGGAAAG GGTGGTTTTGCCCGATGCTACGAGATGACAGACCTGTCGAGCAACAAAATGTTTGCCGTCAAGGTGATTCCACAGAGCAGGGTGTCTAAGCCACACCAGAGAGAGAAG ATAACCAATGAGATCGAACTGCACAAAACGCTGTCACACAAGCACGTGGTGAAGTTCTCTCATTATTTCGAGGACCAGGATAATATCTACATATTCCTCGAGCTCTGCAGTCGCAAG TCGCTGGCACACATTTGGAAGGCAAGGCACACACTGACAGAGCCTGAAGTGCGGTATTACCTCAGACAGATCATATCTGGTCTCAAGTATCTACACAATAAAGGCATCTTGCACAGAGATCTCAAACTAG GCAActtctttgtgaatgaaaatATGGAGCTACGGCTGGGAGACTTTGGCCTCGCCGCCAAGCTGGAGACGGTCGAACAGAGAAAAAA GACCATCTGTGGAACTCCAAACTACTTGGCACCTGAGGTGCTCAACAGACAGGGTCATGGCACAGagtcggatgtttggtccctggGATGTGTTAT GTACACTCTGATGTGTGGTAATCCTCCCTTTGAGACACTTGACCTGAAAGAGACATACAAATGCATCAAGGAAGTCCGCTACAACCTGCCCTCTGAGCTCTCGCCCGCCGCGCAGAAACTCATCTCGAGCATCCTCCAGAAAAACCCCAGTGACAGACTCAGCCTGGACCAAATCCTCAACCATGAATTTTTCACCAAA GGGTTCACACCGGAAAAACTTCCCCCCAGCAGCTGTGTCACGGTGCCTGAACTCCACCCCCCTAGCCCGGCCAAGAAATTCTTCACCAAAATGGCCAAGAGCTTCTTCGGCAAGAAAAAAGCTAAAG TGGAGAAGGCGCCTTGTGAGGAGAAGGAGGACAAAGATATTTCCAAGCTGGTGTCTGGAATCGTCAAGTGCTCGATCAACCGCCAGATCAGCTACAAAACGGTTGGCCCTAATGAG GTACCCTCCCCCACGGGTCAGCTGGTCAGCTCAGTGCCTCTTGAGCCAACCCCTGCTGAAGAGGAATCCAGGAAGTCCATCTCGCGCTCCTTCAAGGGCACTCTGGCTAGCAGCTCTGAAC CATGTGAGGATGTCATCACACCATCTGCTGTGGCCGAATCTGCCATTAAAGTTATCAATGGCTGCTTGGCCAACATGcctgcag CCACTAGAAACCCACCGTGCCTGGCCAGGCCCCAGTCCTTCCTGTGGGTCACCAAATGGGTGGACTACTCCAACAAATACGGTTTCGGCTACCAGCTGTCAGACCAAAGTATCGGCGTGCTCTTCAACGAGGGAACGCACCTCAGCCTGTGTGACCAACGCAA GACGGTCCACTACTGCTTGACCAACAACAAGCACTTTAGCTTTCCTGCCAGCTCGCTACCTGAACAGCTTCGAAGCCAGAAGCAAATTGTGGAGCTTATGGCTAACTACATGGAACAAAATCTCATGGAG GGTGGTGACATTCACTGTCATGAACAAGTTTCTGGTCCCCCTCCTCTCCTTCTTCAGTGGGTGAAGACTGACCACGCTCTTGTCATGCTGTTTAACAATGGAACCCTCCAG GTAAACTTCTACACAGACCACACCAAGATTATCCTATCCAAGTCTTTGGACTCGTACCTGCTGACGTACATCAGCCGCGAACGCGTGTCCTTCACGTACCTCCTGAGCACATTGAGCGACCTGGGCTGCACAGCGGAGCTGCGCCACCGCCTCCGATACGTCCTCCACCTACTCCAGCACCACGCTGATGCCTGA
- the plk3 gene encoding serine/threonine-protein kinase PLK3 isoform X1 produces the protein MDIGCFTAAQRLSCHAMNADLNKKPSTEGVPQNGAPSVAKAGRAKSDPGKSELAQVVHDAKTGRSYSKGKLLGKGGFARCYEMTDLSSNKMFAVKVIPQSRVSKPHQREKITNEIELHKTLSHKHVVKFSHYFEDQDNIYIFLELCSRKSLAHIWKARHTLTEPEVRYYLRQIISGLKYLHNKGILHRDLKLGNFFVNENMELRLGDFGLAAKLETVEQRKKTICGTPNYLAPEVLNRQGHGTESDVWSLGCVMYTLMCGNPPFETLDLKETYKCIKEVRYNLPSELSPAAQKLISSILQKNPSDRLSLDQILNHEFFTKGFTPEKLPPSSCVTVPELHPPSPAKKFFTKMAKSFFGKKKAKVEKAPCEEKEDKDISKLVSGIVKCSINRQISYKTVGPNEVPSPTGQLVSSVPLEPTPAEEESRKSISRSFKGTLASSSEPCEDVITPSAVAESAIKVINGCLANMPAATRNPPCLARPQSFLWVTKWVDYSNKYGFGYQLSDQSIGVLFNEGTHLSLCDQRKTVHYCLTNNKHFSFPASSLPEQLRSQKQIVELMANYMEQNLMEGGDIHCHEQVSGPPPLLLQWVKTDHALVMLFNNGTLQVNFYTDHTKIILSKSLDSYLLTYISRERVSFTYLLSTLSDLGCTAELRHRLRYVLHLLQHHADA, from the exons ATGGATATCGGTTGTTTCACGGCGGCGCAGCGTCTATCGTGCCACGCCATGAATGCGGATTTAAACAAGAAGCCTTCCACCGAAGGAGTCCCGCAAAACGGGGCTCCTTCGGTGGCCAAAGCCGGCCGCGCTAAATCAGATCCGGGCAAATCGGAGCTGGCGCAGGTGGTCCACGACGCCAAGACGGGACGTTCCTACAGTAAAGGGAAGCTTTTGGGAAAG GGTGGTTTTGCCCGATGCTACGAGATGACAGACCTGTCGAGCAACAAAATGTTTGCCGTCAAGGTGATTCCACAGAGCAGGGTGTCTAAGCCACACCAGAGAGAGAAG ATAACCAATGAGATCGAACTGCACAAAACGCTGTCACACAAGCACGTGGTGAAGTTCTCTCATTATTTCGAGGACCAGGATAATATCTACATATTCCTCGAGCTCTGCAGTCGCAAG TCGCTGGCACACATTTGGAAGGCAAGGCACACACTGACAGAGCCTGAAGTGCGGTATTACCTCAGACAGATCATATCTGGTCTCAAGTATCTACACAATAAAGGCATCTTGCACAGAGATCTCAAACTAG GCAActtctttgtgaatgaaaatATGGAGCTACGGCTGGGAGACTTTGGCCTCGCCGCCAAGCTGGAGACGGTCGAACAGAGAAAAAA GACCATCTGTGGAACTCCAAACTACTTGGCACCTGAGGTGCTCAACAGACAGGGTCATGGCACAGagtcggatgtttggtccctggGATGTGTTAT GTACACTCTGATGTGTGGTAATCCTCCCTTTGAGACACTTGACCTGAAAGAGACATACAAATGCATCAAGGAAGTCCGCTACAACCTGCCCTCTGAGCTCTCGCCCGCCGCGCAGAAACTCATCTCGAGCATCCTCCAGAAAAACCCCAGTGACAGACTCAGCCTGGACCAAATCCTCAACCATGAATTTTTCACCAAA GGGTTCACACCGGAAAAACTTCCCCCCAGCAGCTGTGTCACGGTGCCTGAACTCCACCCCCCTAGCCCGGCCAAGAAATTCTTCACCAAAATGGCCAAGAGCTTCTTCGGCAAGAAAAAAGCTAAAG TGGAGAAGGCGCCTTGTGAGGAGAAGGAGGACAAAGATATTTCCAAGCTGGTGTCTGGAATCGTCAAGTGCTCGATCAACCGCCAGATCAGCTACAAAACGGTTGGCCCTAATGAG GTACCCTCCCCCACGGGTCAGCTGGTCAGCTCAGTGCCTCTTGAGCCAACCCCTGCTGAAGAGGAATCCAGGAAGTCCATCTCGCGCTCCTTCAAGGGCACTCTGGCTAGCAGCTCTGAAC CATGTGAGGATGTCATCACACCATCTGCTGTGGCCGAATCTGCCATTAAAGTTATCAATGGCTGCTTGGCCAACATGcctgcag CCACTAGAAACCCACCGTGCCTGGCCAGGCCCCAGTCCTTCCTGTGGGTCACCAAATGGGTGGACTACTCCAACAAATACGGTTTCGGCTACCAGCTGTCAGACCAAAGTATCGGCGTGCTCTTCAACGAGGGAACGCACCTCAGCCTGTGTGACCAACGCAA GACGGTCCACTACTGCTTGACCAACAACAAGCACTTTAGCTTTCCTGCCAGCTCGCTACCTGAACAGCTTCGAAGCCAGAAGCAAATTGTGGAGCTTATGGCTAACTACATGGAACAAAATCTCATGGAG GGTGGTGACATTCACTGTCATGAACAAGTTTCTGGTCCCCCTCCTCTCCTTCTTCAGTGGGTGAAGACTGACCACGCTCTTGTCATGCTGTTTAACAATGGAACCCTCCAG GTAAACTTCTACACAGACCACACCAAGATTATCCTATCCAAGTCTTTGGACTCGTACCTGCTGACGTACATCAGCCGCGAACGCGTGTCCTTCACGTACCTCCTGAGCACATTGAGCGACCTGGGCTGCACAGCGGAGCTGCGCCACCGCCTCCGATACGTCCTCCACCTACTCCAGCACCACGCTGATGCCTGA
- the cacybp gene encoding calcyclin-binding protein isoform X1: MDLTEQLPCYVSNINQLEADLLELGSLVEKAERPRVKELLKQEQKKVEKEITIKRQQKEQQARRQADPVASSKAAYTVKITNYAWDQSEKFVKIYLTLKNVHNIPSEKVEVNFTEKSFSVLVKDLDGKNHQMNVLNLLYAIDEQNSSTKIKTDMVLIMCKKKTTKKWECLTAVEKQSKDKDKPAPADDNADPSDGLMSMLKKIYTDGDDEMKRTINKAWSESQAKKLRDDGQMDF, translated from the exons ATGGATCTGACAGAACAG CTCCCCTGCTACGTTTCAAAT ATCAACCAGTTGGAGGCAGATTTACTGGAGCTGGGATCTCTGGTGGAAAAGGCGGAAAGACCAAGAGTGAAGGAGCTCCTCAAGCAGGAGCAGAAGAAGGTGGAGAAAGAGATCACCATCAAACGACAGCAGAAAGAACAACAAGCACGCAGACAGGCCGATCCAGTGGCGTCCTCCAAGGCAGCGTACACGGTCAAAATTACCAACTACG CGTGGGACCAGTCAGAGAAATTTGTGAAAATCTACCTCACATTGAAAAATGTGCACAACATTCCATCTGAGAAAGTGGAAGTCAATTTTACTGAAAA ATCATTTTCTGTGCTGGTAAAGGACCTTGATGGGAAAAATCACCAGATGAATGTTCTCAATCTGTTGTATGCAATTGATGAGCAGAACAGCAGCACCAAG ATAAAAACAGACATGGTTTTGATCATGTGCAAGAAGAAGACAACCAAGAAGTGGGAGTGCCTCACCGCGGTGGAAAAACAGTCAAAGGATAAGGA TAAGCCTGCCCCAGCTGATGACAATGCAGACCCCAGTGATGGTCTCATGAGCATGTTGAAGAAAATCTACACTGACGGTGATGATGAGATGAAGAGAACCATCAATAAAGCTTGGTCGGAATCGCAAGCGAAGAAATTAAGAGATGATGGccaaatggatttttaa
- the cacybp gene encoding calcyclin-binding protein isoform X2, protein MDLTEQINQLEADLLELGSLVEKAERPRVKELLKQEQKKVEKEITIKRQQKEQQARRQADPVASSKAAYTVKITNYAWDQSEKFVKIYLTLKNVHNIPSEKVEVNFTEKSFSVLVKDLDGKNHQMNVLNLLYAIDEQNSSTKIKTDMVLIMCKKKTTKKWECLTAVEKQSKDKDKPAPADDNADPSDGLMSMLKKIYTDGDDEMKRTINKAWSESQAKKLRDDGQMDF, encoded by the exons ATGGATCTGACAGAACAG ATCAACCAGTTGGAGGCAGATTTACTGGAGCTGGGATCTCTGGTGGAAAAGGCGGAAAGACCAAGAGTGAAGGAGCTCCTCAAGCAGGAGCAGAAGAAGGTGGAGAAAGAGATCACCATCAAACGACAGCAGAAAGAACAACAAGCACGCAGACAGGCCGATCCAGTGGCGTCCTCCAAGGCAGCGTACACGGTCAAAATTACCAACTACG CGTGGGACCAGTCAGAGAAATTTGTGAAAATCTACCTCACATTGAAAAATGTGCACAACATTCCATCTGAGAAAGTGGAAGTCAATTTTACTGAAAA ATCATTTTCTGTGCTGGTAAAGGACCTTGATGGGAAAAATCACCAGATGAATGTTCTCAATCTGTTGTATGCAATTGATGAGCAGAACAGCAGCACCAAG ATAAAAACAGACATGGTTTTGATCATGTGCAAGAAGAAGACAACCAAGAAGTGGGAGTGCCTCACCGCGGTGGAAAAACAGTCAAAGGATAAGGA TAAGCCTGCCCCAGCTGATGACAATGCAGACCCCAGTGATGGTCTCATGAGCATGTTGAAGAAAATCTACACTGACGGTGATGATGAGATGAAGAGAACCATCAATAAAGCTTGGTCGGAATCGCAAGCGAAGAAATTAAGAGATGATGGccaaatggatttttaa